A genomic region of Candidatus Melainabacteria bacterium RIFOXYA2_FULL_32_9 contains the following coding sequences:
- a CDS encoding 50S ribosomal protein L28 codes for MSKQCTVCGKTPLKANKVSFSNKHHRYRQFPNLQSIRANINGTVKKISICTSCIKANKVQKAI; via the coding sequence ATGTCCAAACAATGTACAGTATGTGGAAAAACACCATTAAAAGCAAACAAAGTAAGCTTCTCAAACAAGCATCATAGATATCGCCAATTTCCAAACTTACAATCAATAAGAGCAAACATTAACGGTACAGTTAAAAAAATTAGCATATGTACTTCCTGTATAAAAGCTAATAAAGTTCAAAAAGCCATATAA